Proteins encoded within one genomic window of Bacteroidetes Order II. bacterium:
- a CDS encoding SCO family protein yields MKKLLLFCLLFIVGCKKEESLPPAKTITMKQGEGQSIFQLPGTWATQEGISTQLGSLKGKTTLLAMIYTSCTFACPRLLADMRRIEAKIPTSERSNMRFILISIDPERDTPQKLKQFAADNKLDLAYWTLMRGSQSDLEELSAVLGFRFQKISPIDFAHSNLLTVFNPQGEMVFQQEGIGTNPDEVVSVMQQTARKLR; encoded by the coding sequence ATGAAAAAGTTACTCTTATTCTGTCTATTATTTATCGTAGGATGCAAAAAAGAAGAAAGCCTTCCACCAGCAAAAACCATAACGATGAAGCAAGGCGAAGGTCAGTCAATCTTCCAGTTACCCGGTACGTGGGCGACACAAGAAGGAATCTCCACCCAATTGGGCTCCTTAAAAGGAAAAACCACTCTATTGGCTATGATCTATACCTCATGCACTTTTGCCTGTCCACGACTATTGGCAGACATGAGACGGATAGAGGCCAAAATTCCTACTTCCGAACGATCTAACATGCGCTTTATCCTGATCAGTATAGACCCAGAACGGGATACGCCCCAAAAACTAAAACAGTTTGCGGCTGATAATAAATTAGATTTGGCTTATTGGACGCTTATGCGGGGATCACAGTCCGATTTGGAGGAACTCTCCGCAGTACTCGGTTTCCGATTCCAGAAAATCAGCCCGATAGATTTTGCACATTCCAACCTGCTTACGGTGTTTAATCCCCAAGGCGAAATGGTCTTCCAACAAGAAGGCATTGGCACCAATCCAGACGAGGTGGTGTCTGTGATGCAACAAACTGCCCGAAAACTCAGATAG
- a CDS encoding formylglycine-generating enzyme family protein, with amino-acid sequence MKYLFLIGLILWSSCQTPEEKKTKGHMIHVLSQAKESAYLTQNNRVEMVPIKGGKYRAFYGKDAALVTVQDFELDSTPVTNAQYLRFVEQFPEWGKGAIASIRADSSYLALWTDPLVLGEKAPPNAPVVNISWFAAKAYCTCMGKRLPTMDEWEFVARADEKQPDARNNPAAYQRWLDWYSEAKKTVLPNIRHTKPNYWGVYDQYGLVWEWVSDFNAVLISGESRKDAKVDDRGLFCSGGSVGVEDLKNYAAFMRYAFRGSLKARYTIQNLGFRCAKSKTS; translated from the coding sequence ATGAAATACCTTTTTTTGATTGGATTAATACTTTGGTCTTCTTGTCAGACGCCAGAGGAAAAGAAGACCAAAGGCCACATGATCCATGTGCTATCTCAAGCCAAAGAAAGTGCCTATTTGACACAAAACAATCGTGTGGAGATGGTTCCTATAAAAGGTGGGAAATATCGGGCATTTTACGGAAAAGACGCAGCATTGGTGACGGTCCAAGACTTTGAGCTAGACTCAACACCCGTTACCAATGCCCAATATCTACGCTTTGTGGAACAATTCCCAGAGTGGGGAAAAGGAGCGATTGCCTCTATTCGGGCAGATTCATCATATCTGGCACTATGGACAGACCCGCTCGTACTGGGAGAAAAAGCCCCGCCCAATGCTCCCGTCGTAAATATTTCTTGGTTTGCAGCAAAAGCCTATTGTACTTGTATGGGAAAACGATTGCCCACAATGGATGAATGGGAATTTGTGGCCAGGGCCGATGAGAAGCAACCGGATGCCCGCAACAACCCTGCCGCTTATCAAAGGTGGTTAGACTGGTATTCCGAAGCAAAAAAAACTGTTCTGCCCAATATCCGACACACCAAACCCAACTACTGGGGCGTGTATGACCAATATGGATTGGTTTGGGAATGGGTGTCTGACTTCAACGCCGTGCTGATTTCCGGTGAGTCGCGGAAAGATGCCAAAGTAGATGACCGGGGGCTATTTTGTTCGGGTGGGTCGGTGGGCGTAGAAGACCTCAAAAACTACGCTGCTTTTATGCGGTATGCCTTCCGTGGAAGCCTCAAAGCCCGATATACCATTCAGAATTTAGGATTTAGGTGCGCCAAATCCAAAACATCTTGA
- the nirK gene encoding nitrite reductase, copper-containing, whose translation MKYLTTLVLCLGISGFSLSFMGCSSNTNETSSGKMINAELTDPPFVPKADIGDRAPIKWRVDLEVIEKTARMADGVEYTFWTFGGVVPGKFIRTRVGDEVEFHLKNNPSSKLPHNIDLHSVTGPGGGAAASFTAPGHESVFSFKLINPGLYVYHCATAPVGMHVANGMYGLILVEPKGGLPKVDREYYVMQGDFYTKGAYGESGLQPFDMEKAIAEKPDYVVFNGSVGALTGDKALKANVGETVRLYIGNGGPNMVSSFHVIGEIFDKVYIEGGDTINNNIQTTLIPAGGSAIAEFKVDVPGTFILVDHSIFRAFNKGALGMLKVEGQEDKTIYSGKQDDRIYQPEGGVIQTITADKPVAPLAKNLQERIAMGKSLYSANCQACHQAEGQGIKGAFPPLAKSDYLNADPKRGIHAVVNGLNGKIVVNGEHYDGIMPKLSLNDEQTANILTFVLNSWGNKGGEITPTQVKSIRK comes from the coding sequence ATGAAATACTTAACAACACTCGTTCTATGCTTGGGTATATCAGGCTTTAGCCTCTCTTTCATGGGGTGTTCATCCAATACGAACGAAACCAGTTCGGGTAAAATGATCAATGCAGAGCTGACCGATCCCCCATTTGTCCCAAAGGCCGATATTGGCGACCGCGCCCCTATCAAGTGGCGGGTGGACCTGGAGGTTATCGAAAAGACCGCACGTATGGCCGATGGGGTGGAATATACCTTCTGGACCTTTGGTGGGGTTGTTCCCGGTAAATTCATCCGTACCCGTGTAGGAGACGAGGTGGAGTTTCATCTAAAGAACAATCCGAGTAGCAAGTTACCGCACAACATAGATCTACACTCCGTCACAGGACCGGGCGGGGGAGCTGCCGCTTCTTTTACTGCACCGGGGCACGAGTCCGTATTTTCTTTTAAGCTCATCAATCCGGGCTTGTATGTGTATCACTGTGCTACGGCCCCGGTTGGGATGCACGTTGCAAATGGGATGTATGGCCTTATTCTGGTAGAGCCAAAAGGTGGTTTACCGAAAGTGGATAGAGAATACTACGTAATGCAAGGCGATTTTTATACCAAAGGTGCTTATGGCGAATCAGGACTTCAGCCTTTTGATATGGAAAAAGCCATTGCCGAAAAACCAGACTATGTGGTGTTTAACGGCTCGGTTGGAGCCTTGACAGGTGATAAAGCACTTAAAGCAAATGTGGGCGAAACCGTACGCTTGTACATTGGCAATGGTGGCCCGAACATGGTTTCCTCTTTTCATGTCATTGGCGAGATTTTCGACAAGGTATATATAGAAGGGGGCGATACCATCAACAACAATATTCAAACAACGCTTATTCCGGCAGGTGGCTCGGCAATTGCAGAATTTAAGGTGGACGTACCCGGTACCTTTATTCTGGTGGATCACTCCATCTTTAGGGCCTTCAATAAAGGAGCCTTGGGTATGTTGAAAGTTGAAGGTCAGGAGGATAAAACCATCTACTCCGGCAAACAAGACGACCGGATTTATCAACCCGAAGGAGGAGTGATCCAAACCATAACTGCGGATAAACCCGTTGCACCTTTAGCTAAAAACTTACAAGAGCGCATTGCAATGGGTAAATCCCTGTATTCCGCCAATTGCCAAGCATGTCATCAGGCAGAAGGACAGGGGATTAAGGGCGCCTTCCCGCCACTGGCTAAGTCCGATTATTTGAACGCAGATCCCAAGCGTGGGATTCATGCAGTGGTAAATGGCTTGAACGGCAAAATAGTTGTCAATGGCGAGCACTATGATGGTATCATGCCAAAGTTATCTCTTAATGACGAGCAGACGGCGAATATCCTCACGTTTGTCCTAAATAGTTGGGGTAACAAGGGCGGAGAAATTACGCCTACCCAAGTGAAATCCATTCGGAAATAA
- a CDS encoding Rrf2 family transcriptional regulator produces MFSNSCIYALRAVLYLADQASAQNRLGVKSMATTLEIPEPYLAKVLQILARFGVVTSVKGPGGGFYLTEEQLAMPILRVVEVTDGLGELMRCVMGFTSCSTDNPCFLHNSFSTARHKVMHQLSHHSIRESAQNQVALLVNQKMAQTESN; encoded by the coding sequence ATGTTCTCAAACTCGTGTATCTACGCCTTGCGTGCGGTATTGTATTTGGCCGATCAAGCGTCTGCCCAGAATCGGCTGGGCGTTAAAAGCATGGCAACAACTTTAGAAATTCCAGAACCTTACTTGGCAAAAGTCTTACAAATTTTGGCGCGGTTTGGGGTTGTCACGTCTGTTAAAGGCCCAGGCGGGGGGTTCTATCTAACAGAAGAGCAGTTAGCAATGCCCATTTTACGGGTTGTGGAGGTAACAGACGGCTTGGGTGAGTTGATGCGCTGCGTGATGGGCTTCACATCTTGCTCTACAGATAATCCTTGTTTTCTACACAACAGCTTCTCTACGGCGCGTCATAAGGTGATGCACCAGCTAAGCCATCACTCCATCCGAGAGAGTGCGCAAAATCAGGTAGCGTTATTGGTCAACCAAAAGATGGCTCAAACAGAAAGCAACTGA
- a CDS encoding Rrf2 family transcriptional regulator, with protein sequence MFAKATTYAIKAMCFLALQPDQEGWVSLVTIASGIHTPIAYTAKVLQRLRKAHLVTSLNGPKGGFRLPLDRRINLKEIVVAIEGVGLFERCGLGLERCSSESPCPIHPYYEGLKVDLNRILIETYVDELTWDLVSKKIGFE encoded by the coding sequence ATGTTTGCCAAGGCAACCACTTATGCCATTAAGGCCATGTGTTTTTTGGCTTTACAGCCTGATCAAGAAGGGTGGGTAAGCCTTGTAACCATTGCGTCTGGGATACACACGCCTATAGCCTATACCGCTAAAGTTCTGCAACGTTTGCGGAAGGCGCATTTGGTGACTTCTCTAAACGGGCCAAAAGGTGGTTTTAGATTGCCCTTGGATAGACGCATCAATCTGAAAGAAATCGTGGTGGCCATCGAGGGTGTTGGCTTGTTCGAGCGATGCGGCTTAGGCTTAGAACGTTGCTCCTCCGAGTCCCCATGTCCTATCCATCCATACTACGAAGGGCTGAAGGTTGATCTAAACCGGATACTGATCGAAACCTATGTAGATGAGCTTACTTGGGACTTGGTGAGTAAGAAAATTGGATTTGAATAA
- a CDS encoding c-type cytochrome has protein sequence MLSKSQARLFFIVGTIFFSGVFLWLTVDTIRQVPNQTRAANITPAVDRGKKIWEANNCMGCHTIFGEGAYYAPELTKVVERRGEVWLKTFLKDPEAMYPGERKMTNYHFSDNQINDVIAFLKWAGEVDLNGFPAKPTLSATTASAPASNLDLLKGAPATFSQLCTACHSVGGKGGNVGPALDGVASRMSVEEMTKRIKDPMSVKPDSKMPKLGLPDGDISQLVAFLQTLK, from the coding sequence ATGCTTTCAAAATCTCAGGCAAGGCTGTTTTTTATTGTTGGTACCATTTTTTTCTCCGGTGTTTTCCTATGGCTTACGGTAGATACCATACGACAGGTGCCTAATCAGACACGAGCCGCCAATATTACGCCTGCTGTAGATCGGGGCAAAAAAATTTGGGAAGCCAATAACTGCATGGGATGTCATACCATCTTTGGAGAAGGTGCTTATTATGCACCGGAACTAACCAAAGTAGTGGAAAGGCGTGGAGAGGTTTGGCTAAAAACATTTTTGAAGGATCCTGAAGCCATGTATCCCGGAGAGCGGAAGATGACGAATTATCATTTTTCGGACAACCAAATTAACGATGTAATTGCTTTTTTAAAATGGGCAGGCGAGGTGGATTTGAATGGTTTTCCGGCGAAGCCCACCTTATCTGCCACCACGGCATCTGCCCCCGCCTCTAATCTGGATTTGTTAAAAGGCGCTCCGGCTACGTTCTCGCAATTATGCACGGCGTGTCATAGTGTTGGAGGCAAAGGCGGCAATGTTGGCCCGGCCTTAGACGGAGTAGCCAGCCGCATGAGTGTGGAGGAGATGACAAAGCGCATCAAAGACCCTATGTCGGTAAAACCAGACTCCAAGATGCCAAAATTAGGCTTACCAGACGGGGACATTTCCCAACTTGTGGCTTTCCTTCAAACCCTAAAATAA
- a CDS encoding cbb3-type cytochrome c oxidase subunit I, producing the protein MKYASQKVAFWFFATCMLLFSLQLIYGFIMGFAHMGFDVLHDLIPFNTARAVHTNLLVVWLLTGFMGAAHYIIPDEVQRELYSVKLAYIQLASLVVVGVVALIGFHVNWWEGRKFLEIPRPLDYLVVVNVLTFLFNIGMTVFKANRASTTSIVLYTGLVAAALLYLPGMIYFENQTMDSYFRWWVVHLWVEGVWELIMGGILAYLLIKLTGVDREVIEKWLYIIVGLTFLSGILGTGHHYYYIGAPKYWLWVGGIFSALEPLAFLGMALFAITMYRRSGREHPNKLALMWTIGCAIMSFVGAGFLGFAHTLPQVNLYTHGTLVTAMHGHLAFWGAYAMIVLAIINYSMPLMTGRKNYGSMTGNLAFWLSNIGMLGMTGAFAVAGIAQVYLERKMGMDFLQVQREVEPHFLGLVLAASLFTAGIALYIFDFTKFGFPSDEALGVSEDTAVVV; encoded by the coding sequence ATGAAATACGCCTCTCAGAAAGTAGCTTTTTGGTTTTTTGCAACCTGTATGCTGCTTTTTTCTCTCCAACTAATTTATGGCTTCATTATGGGTTTTGCCCATATGGGGTTTGATGTTTTACACGATTTGATCCCATTTAATACAGCCCGTGCGGTGCATACCAACCTTTTGGTTGTGTGGTTATTAACAGGCTTTATGGGAGCAGCGCATTACATTATTCCAGACGAGGTACAGCGCGAGCTTTATTCCGTTAAGTTGGCCTACATTCAACTTGCTTCATTGGTTGTGGTTGGCGTAGTTGCGCTGATTGGCTTCCATGTAAACTGGTGGGAAGGTCGCAAGTTTTTGGAAATTCCACGCCCATTAGATTATTTAGTGGTTGTGAATGTTCTCACGTTTCTGTTCAACATCGGGATGACGGTATTCAAGGCGAATCGAGCCTCCACCACTTCGATCGTTCTTTATACGGGCTTGGTGGCAGCAGCCTTGCTATATTTGCCCGGCATGATATATTTCGAGAACCAGACGATGGACTCCTATTTTCGTTGGTGGGTGGTGCATCTTTGGGTAGAAGGGGTTTGGGAGTTAATCATGGGTGGCATTTTGGCTTATTTATTAATCAAACTAACCGGCGTAGATCGCGAAGTAATAGAAAAGTGGTTGTACATCATTGTGGGGCTTACCTTCTTATCGGGTATTTTGGGAACGGGCCATCACTATTATTACATTGGCGCGCCGAAGTACTGGCTCTGGGTGGGCGGTATTTTCTCTGCGTTAGAGCCTTTGGCATTTCTGGGAATGGCATTGTTTGCGATCACCATGTACCGTCGGAGTGGTCGTGAGCACCCTAATAAATTGGCTTTGATGTGGACTATTGGGTGTGCCATTATGTCTTTTGTAGGTGCAGGATTTTTAGGGTTTGCACATACATTACCACAGGTTAACCTCTATACGCATGGTACGTTAGTGACGGCCATGCACGGACATTTGGCGTTTTGGGGGGCATATGCCATGATTGTTCTGGCCATTATTAATTATTCGATGCCGCTCATGACAGGCCGTAAGAATTATGGAAGCATGACGGGTAATCTGGCCTTTTGGTTATCCAATATCGGTATGCTGGGTATGACGGGTGCTTTTGCGGTTGCAGGTATTGCCCAAGTGTATTTAGAGCGGAAGATGGGTATGGACTTTTTGCAGGTTCAGCGCGAGGTAGAACCTCATTTCTTGGGGTTGGTATTGGCAGCAAGTCTGTTTACGGCGGGAATTGCCCTATACATTTTCGACTTCACCAAGTTCGGCTTCCCGTCGGATGAAGCGCTTGGCGTTTCCGAAGATACCGCAGTTGTGGTATAA
- a CDS encoding CbbQ/NirQ/NorQ/GpvN family protein — translation MEVLFSSTIEQVYYKPIAREVEVFDHCFRNRLPLLLKGPTGSGKSRFVEYMAQKLDLPCITVMCHEETSTVDLLGRYIIKGNDTEWIDGPLTSAVRGGGIIYLDEIAEARPDVMVAIHSLTDHRRMLYLDRHHENLKAPDHFMLVASFNPGYQKGYKELKPSTRQRFVTLSFQYPAKELEMEIILSETKVEKNVAQKLVAIAAKIRNSVELGLTETVSTRLLVDAGKLIASGLPPRLACTVSIAETLTDDEDVKASLKDLIAMIF, via the coding sequence ATGGAAGTGTTGTTCTCGTCCACTATCGAACAAGTTTATTATAAGCCTATTGCCCGCGAGGTCGAGGTTTTTGATCATTGTTTTCGAAATCGTCTCCCACTTTTATTAAAAGGTCCCACAGGGTCGGGCAAGTCACGGTTTGTGGAATACATGGCCCAGAAGTTGGATTTACCTTGTATAACGGTTATGTGCCACGAAGAGACTTCTACAGTGGACTTATTGGGCCGCTATATTATCAAAGGAAATGATACCGAGTGGATAGATGGCCCGCTCACGAGTGCTGTTCGGGGAGGTGGAATTATCTATTTGGATGAAATTGCCGAAGCTCGCCCCGATGTTATGGTGGCGATTCACTCGCTTACCGACCATCGCCGGATGCTGTACTTAGATCGGCATCACGAAAACCTGAAGGCTCCAGATCATTTTATGCTCGTGGCTTCTTTTAATCCGGGGTATCAGAAGGGATACAAAGAATTGAAACCTTCCACTCGTCAGCGGTTTGTCACGCTGTCTTTTCAGTATCCCGCCAAAGAACTTGAAATGGAAATCATCCTCTCGGAGACCAAGGTGGAGAAAAATGTGGCGCAAAAATTGGTGGCCATCGCAGCCAAAATTCGTAACAGCGTAGAATTGGGCCTTACCGAAACAGTTTCTACGAGGTTGCTGGTGGATGCGGGAAAGTTGATTGCCAGTGGTTTACCACCTCGGTTGGCCTGTACCGTTTCGATTGCCGAAACCCTGACCGACGACGAAGATGTGAAGGCTTCTCTGAAAGACCTAATTGCGATGATTTTTTAG
- a CDS encoding VWA domain-containing protein, translating into MVTFVRSEKPDPERVARAVALEEISPRLTSLARLLCGKAITLHPSEDVGGYKGTSFFLPRLYDRGDSREANEAFFLFRTLFLYGQYMLRHVWTDHNNHTYEASVTKAQEQAEEVIHFLSKEFAAFPDLYRSVLNQEKSFQRKQKKNGIEEMRFDTSFVYGKWLYTSIDELEVLEALKGVVNRNTVADDKDKEGYTEHQAPAKEQTELLKVDTREQENYTLTHNFEKIETLDEFSGRWRDFDGSDDLEEHSEALRDLDLRHVVRVDNPVHSIYKSEFVDSLGLIEVHAPGQTAFHLQYDEWDRNKKQYKLGFCKVFPAFIKEKKLLYTQKIIHENQGRIRQMLKHAERFLTDYHVKKRLAWGDEPDLDATVEAFVDRRCGITPSENLYNAKRKRTKEIAILVLTDVSLSTDGYSNNKRILDTEKEALVMVSEVWQQLEVIFQLDTFSSRTHNHCYYHTAKAFHHTWEASRDHIGAIESSGYTRIGPAIRHATYLLSQVRADTKWLLLLTDGKPNDYDTYEGQYGIYDTQKAISEAREKQMHVSAIAIDETAKFYLPQIFGRGGYQILRHANQLPDALLNCYLNIF; encoded by the coding sequence TTGGTCACGTTTGTCAGATCGGAGAAACCTGATCCCGAACGAGTGGCACGGGCGGTTGCTTTAGAGGAAATCTCACCTCGTCTTACGTCGCTGGCACGGCTTTTATGTGGAAAGGCCATTACCTTACATCCCTCGGAAGACGTGGGTGGCTATAAGGGCACCTCCTTTTTTCTACCGCGCCTCTATGACCGCGGCGATTCTCGCGAGGCAAACGAAGCCTTTTTCCTATTCCGAACCCTGTTTTTGTATGGGCAATATATGCTCCGGCATGTTTGGACAGACCACAACAACCATACCTACGAAGCATCGGTGACAAAGGCACAGGAACAAGCCGAGGAGGTCATTCATTTCCTGAGCAAGGAGTTTGCGGCATTTCCAGACCTATATCGTTCGGTGCTCAATCAGGAAAAATCATTTCAACGAAAGCAAAAAAAAAATGGGATCGAAGAAATGCGCTTCGACACCTCTTTCGTGTACGGGAAATGGCTATATACGAGCATAGACGAGTTGGAGGTGTTGGAGGCGCTAAAAGGAGTGGTCAACCGAAATACCGTGGCCGATGATAAGGATAAAGAAGGCTATACGGAACATCAAGCCCCCGCCAAAGAACAAACCGAGTTGCTAAAGGTGGATACCCGAGAACAGGAGAATTATACTCTTACACATAATTTCGAGAAAATTGAGACCTTAGACGAGTTCTCAGGGCGGTGGCGAGACTTTGATGGCAGCGACGATTTGGAGGAACACAGCGAGGCACTACGCGACTTGGACTTGAGGCATGTGGTACGGGTGGATAACCCGGTTCACTCCATTTATAAATCGGAATTTGTGGATTCGCTTGGCTTGATCGAGGTTCATGCACCAGGGCAAACGGCTTTCCATTTACAATACGACGAGTGGGATCGGAATAAAAAGCAGTATAAATTAGGGTTTTGCAAGGTATTTCCCGCTTTTATAAAAGAGAAAAAACTTTTATATACCCAAAAAATCATCCATGAAAATCAAGGGCGCATCCGCCAAATGTTAAAACATGCCGAACGGTTTCTTACCGATTATCATGTAAAGAAAAGGCTGGCATGGGGAGACGAACCAGACCTAGATGCCACCGTAGAAGCCTTTGTTGATAGACGATGCGGCATTACACCGTCAGAAAATCTTTATAATGCAAAGCGAAAACGAACCAAAGAAATTGCCATTCTGGTTCTGACTGATGTAAGCCTAAGCACAGATGGGTATAGCAACAACAAACGGATTTTGGATACCGAAAAAGAAGCATTGGTTATGGTATCGGAGGTCTGGCAGCAATTAGAAGTGATATTTCAGTTAGACACCTTCTCCAGTCGGACGCACAACCATTGTTATTATCATACGGCCAAAGCCTTTCATCACACATGGGAAGCCAGTCGCGACCATATTGGTGCCATCGAAAGTAGTGGTTACACAAGAATCGGGCCGGCTATTCGTCATGCCACTTATTTACTTTCCCAAGTGCGGGCAGATACCAAGTGGTTGCTACTATTAACCGATGGGAAACCGAATGACTATGATACCTACGAGGGGCAATATGGCATTTACGACACGCAAAAAGCGATTAGCGAGGCACGAGAAAAACAAATGCACGTCTCTGCAATCGCCATTGACGAAACGGCCAAGTTCTACCTCCCACAAATATTCGGACGCGGTGGGTACCAAATTCTGCGACATGCCAACCAATTACCCGATGCCTTGCTCAATTGCTATCTCAATATATTTTAA
- a CDS encoding ABC transporter permease — protein MNLLKLSLSYIRRQKLTTLLNTFLLGIGIATILLLLLFSAQFGEKMERDAKGIDMVVGAKGSPLQLILSGIYHLDVPTGNIPLSEVEKLKANRMVKEVIPLSLGDSYKQFRIVGTTEAYPAHYEAKVASGKMFGGTSEATIGAQVAKEAGLKVGDTFVGAHGLVQGGEGHHQHPYKVVGILAPTNTVMDRLILTSLASVWDVHGLPHDKADEHEDEHHADEVHDHEEEIKAKPDSAAKVTEEIKPLPVPAITGAPAVMGGMLPSGTITESGPEVTVALVKFASPIATVMLPRSINSQTKLQAATPAQQLANLLQLVGVGISTIRVFGFILMFAALLGVFIALYNAIQERRYDLAMMRALGASREKIFLHVLLEGLIYAIMGIAVGVLLGHGITEIIGQVLSTANQVELTGLRFVPGEFWVILAALGTGVLAALIPAFQAYRTDIAQTLAD, from the coding sequence GGCAAAAACTGACCACGCTGCTCAATACATTTTTGCTGGGGATTGGTATTGCTACCATCCTTCTCCTCTTGTTGTTTAGTGCACAGTTCGGAGAGAAAATGGAGCGTGATGCAAAAGGAATAGACATGGTGGTTGGGGCCAAAGGAAGCCCTCTCCAGTTAATCCTTTCTGGTATTTATCATTTAGACGTTCCGACAGGCAATATACCCCTTTCTGAAGTGGAAAAACTCAAGGCCAACCGAATGGTAAAAGAGGTAATCCCACTCTCCCTTGGGGATAGTTACAAGCAATTCCGTATTGTTGGAACCACCGAAGCCTATCCGGCCCATTACGAGGCCAAGGTGGCCTCTGGTAAAATGTTTGGTGGCACTTCCGAGGCCACCATAGGCGCACAAGTGGCAAAAGAAGCGGGCCTTAAGGTGGGGGATACTTTTGTAGGCGCACACGGCTTAGTACAAGGCGGTGAAGGCCATCACCAACACCCCTACAAGGTGGTGGGGATACTGGCACCGACCAATACCGTGATGGACCGGCTGATCCTCACCAGCCTTGCTTCTGTCTGGGATGTACACGGTTTACCACACGACAAGGCCGATGAACACGAAGACGAACACCATGCTGACGAAGTACACGATCATGAAGAGGAAATCAAGGCCAAGCCAGATTCTGCCGCCAAGGTTACCGAAGAGATAAAACCCTTACCAGTCCCTGCGATTACTGGTGCCCCTGCGGTTATGGGAGGGATGTTGCCTTCGGGCACAATAACTGAAAGCGGCCCGGAAGTAACTGTTGCCCTTGTAAAATTTGCCAGTCCAATTGCCACCGTTATGCTGCCCCGAAGCATTAACAGCCAAACGAAACTTCAGGCAGCAACCCCCGCGCAACAGTTGGCAAACCTGTTACAATTGGTGGGCGTGGGTATTAGCACCATTCGGGTTTTTGGTTTTATCCTCATGTTTGCAGCCTTGTTGGGGGTGTTTATTGCCCTCTACAATGCCATTCAGGAGCGCCGTTACGACTTGGCGATGATGCGAGCGTTGGGTGCTTCTCGTGAAAAAATCTTTCTCCATGTGCTCTTGGAAGGATTGATTTACGCCATCATGGGAATTGCCGTCGGTGTATTATTAGGACATGGTATCACCGAAATCATCGGCCAAGTGCTCTCGACGGCCAATCAGGTGGAATTGACCGGGCTTCGCTTTGTACCTGGAGAATTTTGGGTAATACTCGCAGCCCTAGGAACGGGCGTTCTCGCAGCCCTGATACCTGCATTTCAAGCATATCGGACCGACATTGCACAGACCCTCGCAGACTGA